The sequence below is a genomic window from Geothermobacter ehrlichii.
GCCCTGTCCAGGATCGAGCAGGACCTGCTCAAGGAGGCCTTCCGCGCCGCCGGCAAGCTGCAGGATTCGACCCGACGGCATTTTTCGCGGCTGGTGCATTAAAGGGTGCTTGGCGCCGGGTGCCGGGTTTTTCCTGGCCCTGACGCCCGACACCCGCCTTTCTCCCAGTACCTGACGCCCGACCCCCGCCTTTCTCCCAGTACCTGACGCCCGACCCCCGCCTTTCTCCCAACACCTGACGCCCGACACCAAGTGCACGCCTCTACCCTGGCACCCACCTCTTTGCGCTAAATCTTCCGGCCACTTGCACCGATGAAAGACAGGAGGGACCGATGCGCTACATCTACTACACGGCACTGATTCTGATCCTCGCCACCCTGGGCGTCTGGCTGACCGACCGGATGCTCGCCCCCCGGCCGCGGAGCGAAGCGGTGGTCAAGGTCAACGGCCGCATCATCACCCGCGCCGAATTCGACCTGCGACGCCGCTACGCGCCCTACGCCTTCAAGGACGAGGCGAGCTTCGTCGACAACCTGGTGACCCGCGAGCTGCTGATCCAGGAAGCCCGCCGGCGCGGCATCGACCGCGAGGACGCCTTCCGGGTGGCGATGGAGGATCACTACGAGCAGGCGCTGATCCACCAGCTGCTCGAAAGAAAGCGCAAGGAGATCGCCGTCAGCGTCGACCGGCGGCAGATCGAACGCTTTCGCGACTGTGCGCAATACCGCTACCGGCTGACCCGGATCATCGAACCGGCAACGCCCGCTGGCGGCAACGAACAGGTCGTCGAGGAAGACTTTCTCGACCTGCCGCCCAACTGGCAGCTGCAGCTGCTCGACCTGCGCCCCGGGGAGAGCAGCACCCCCTTCCCCACCAATGAAGGCCTCTGCCACCTCATGGTCGAAAGCATCCGGTCCGCCGCCCGTCCCCCGTCCGGGCTCGACGACGAGAGCATCCGCCGCCAGCTCGAAGAGGCGGCGCGACAGGCGCGGCTCGACAGCTGGGTCGAACAGCTGCGACGCAAGGCCGACATCGAGATCAGCCTGAGCACCGGCGATGGAAGGAGGGAAGGATGAGCCGGAAATACCGCCGCCGCAATTTCTTCATCAACAAAGAACTGCAGGGCCGTTTCATCTTCCGCTATTTCATCCTCAGCTTCGCCGGGGTCATGTTTTTCGCCCTGGCCTTCAGCTACCTCTCGCAGGACAACCTGACCATCGCCTACGATGGCGAACAGCTGCGGATCGGCGCCACGCCCATGATCCTGCTGCGGGAGATGGTCGAGGCCCACTGGTTCTTCCTGGTCACCGCCGGCGTCTTCATCGCCGTGTTTTCCATGTTCGTCACCCATCGCATCGCCGGTCCCCTCTTCCGCTTCGAAAAGACCTTCGAGGCGATGAGCAACCGCGATTTCAGCTGGAACGTGGTGCTGCGGGCCAAGGACGAGGCCAAACAGACCGCCGCCAAGCTCAACATCGTCAACGACGTCATCAGCAACGATCTGCGGGACATTCTGCGCCGCAGCGAAACCCTTGAACAGCTTCTGGAGGAGATGCAGGAGGGCGGCCCGGCCGACGGCGAACTGCTGCGGCGGGCAAGAGAGGAGAACCAAGTCATTCTCGAACTGCTGCGAGGATACCGCTTCCGATCCTGATAGCCATGCACCCTGCCCACATCCTTTCCGTGACGCTCCTGTCCAAAGTGCTCGCGTTGATACCGGCCGGCGGCGAACTGCTGCGGCGGGCAAGAGAGGAGAACCAAGTCATTCTCGAACTGCTGCGAGGATACCGCTTCCGATCCTGATAGCCATGCACCCTGCCCACATCCTTTCCGTGGCGCTCCTGTCCGGAGTGCTCGCGGCGATACCGGCCGCCGGCGCGGAAATCCGTTCCCGGCAGGCCAGCCTGGTCTACGACCGGCCCGAGCAGCTGCGCCAGTTCAACAGCAGGGTGCGCCTGTCCGGCGGTTTCTTCTCTTTCGGATCGGGAAGCGGGCAGATCGACAGGGATGTCAGCAACAAACTCGACCGATTCGCCTCCCTGGTACAGACGATCCTCGACATGCGGCCGGACAACTTTCGCTACCGGGTGGTGCTGCTCGACAGCGCCGAAGACGTCGACCGCGTCTACCAGCAGCAGTACGGCATGAAACGCGACTTCATCGCCTTCTTTTCCCCCAAGACCGACACCATCTACATCTCCACCGCCGACGTCGACCGCAACGTCTTCGCCCACGAACTGGCCCACGCGGTGATTCACCACTACTTTCACCGCGCCCCGCCGACCAAGATTCACGAGCTGCTGGCGCAGTATGTGGAAAGCCAGATTTGAGAACCGGGAAAGCCGACTGGTGTCAACCGCGGATGGGGCTTTTAAAACCTGGAAAAACCAAGGGTTTTGTTTTCATCTGCGCGTATCTGCGTGCATCCGCGGTTTGAAAGGTTTTGGTTTTCTGCATGCATCCACGGCGGAGAAATCACCCATCTTTTCCCATCACTCCTCCGCCGCAAGAGTCCTGAGCCGTCTGCGGGCGGCCCGGTCGCCGGGACGGAGCAGCAGCACCTGCCGGTACGACCTGCGGGCCAGTTCGCGCAACCCGATCCGTTCGGCGTACTGCCCCCGCAGCCGGTGCAGGGCGACATCGCGGGGGAAGGTCCGCGTGCCCTCGTCGAGCAGATGCAGGGCCTCTTCGTAGCGGCGCCGGTCACCGAAAAAGCGCGCTGCCAACCAGACGCTCCGGCCGCCAGCCGGTTCCGCCAGGGCCAGCGTAAAGGCGCGCCGGAAAGCCGCCTCGGCCTGCTGCGGCAGCTTGCGGCCCAGCAGGTAACGGGCGTAGGCCAGCCAGCACCGGGACGACTCGGGCAACACCGGCGCCAGCTCCCGGTCGGAAAAACCGGCAAGAATGAGCAGAGTCAGAACATCACCGGTCTTTTCCGGCGCCAGACGCAGCGTACGGCGCAACACTTCCTGTCCCGCCTCCCGTCGTCCCTGACGCAACAGCCAGCCGCCGTAGACCATCCCGCGCTCCGGCCGCCGCCGGTCGACCTCGACCGCCAGGCGCATGAGCCTTTCCGCCCGGCCGCCATCCCCCAGGCCGGCCAGCAGCAGACCGGCCTGCTGCAGCATCTCGCCGTTCAGGGGATTGCGGCGGATCGCCCGGCCATAGGCGGTGAGGGCTTCGGCGGAACGGCCGAGGGCCAGCCGCAGGTTGCCAACGGCATAGCGATAATCGGCCTGCAGCGGATCGAGACGCGCCGCTTCCTCGCTGGCCGTGAGCAGACGCTCGAGCCGTTCATCGTCGCGCAGCTGACGCAGATCCCCCCCCTCGGCCGGCGCGAAAGCGAGCAGCCCCAGACAGACGCCCCCCTGAACCAGACAGAAAAAGCCCCCCCCGAGCGTCACCGCCAGAAAGGCGGCGACGGACGGTCGCCGGCCGGCATCCAGCTCGGTGGAGCGGCTACCGGCACGGGAGCGTCCATGCGACACGGCGACCAGCAGTCCCCAGAGAGCGGCGAAC
It includes:
- a CDS encoding peptidylprolyl isomerase, which gives rise to MRYIYYTALILILATLGVWLTDRMLAPRPRSEAVVKVNGRIITRAEFDLRRRYAPYAFKDEASFVDNLVTRELLIQEARRRGIDREDAFRVAMEDHYEQALIHQLLERKRKEIAVSVDRRQIERFRDCAQYRYRLTRIIEPATPAGGNEQVVEEDFLDLPPNWQLQLLDLRPGESSTPFPTNEGLCHLMVESIRSAARPPSGLDDESIRRQLEEAARQARLDSWVEQLRRKADIEISLSTGDGRREG
- a CDS encoding methyl-accepting chemotaxis protein, with amino-acid sequence MSRKYRRRNFFINKELQGRFIFRYFILSFAGVMFFALAFSYLSQDNLTIAYDGEQLRIGATPMILLREMVEAHWFFLVTAGVFIAVFSMFVTHRIAGPLFRFEKTFEAMSNRDFSWNVVLRAKDEAKQTAAKLNIVNDVISNDLRDILRRSETLEQLLEEMQEGGPADGELLRRAREENQVILELLRGYRFRS